Proteins co-encoded in one Ananas comosus cultivar F153 linkage group 15, ASM154086v1, whole genome shotgun sequence genomic window:
- the LOC109721167 gene encoding dolichyl-diphosphooligosaccharide--protein glycosyltransferase subunit 4C-like yields the protein MVHEQDLGFFANFLGIFIFFSVIACHYVIADPKELANLMMDLNSGT from the exons ATGGTCCACGAACAAGACTTGGGATTCTTTGCCAATTTCCTCGGCATCTTTATATTCTTTTCAGTAATTGCATGCCATTACGTGATCGCAGATCCTAA GGAACTTGCAAATTTAATGATGGATTTGAATTCAGGAACTTGA
- the LOC109721109 gene encoding aspartyl protease 25-like, whose protein sequence is MATSNILPNYLLLLFFLLFYFSASTAIDIQIHHSTPPSSADSPLSSILQLARSADPARLSLLFSQKKTSGGTSVPIASGQNLLQTPSYVLRASLGSPPQALLLSLDTGSDSAWLPCSPCSSCTPAAPPFSPSNSSSFSPLPCSSPLCPLLNAASQPPCYAPSSSPCSYSQSYADSSFTAALSRDSLRLALDVIPNYVFGCVTSVAGPTIPKQGLLGLGRGPLSLLSQTGDLYKGVFSYCLPSYKSYYFSGSLRLGPAGQPHYARFTPLLKNPHRPSLYYVNMTGISVGRVKVVVPGQPGAFGFDPATGAGTVVDSGTVVSRFTAPIYAALREEFRRQVNASGAGGFSSLGVFDTCFSTDEVGATPPITLHMDGGVDLTLPVESTLIHSSATPLACLAMAEAPPNVNAVVNVLANLQQQNLRVVLDVANSRVGFARELCN, encoded by the coding sequence ATGGCCACCTCCAACATCCTCCCTAattacctcctcctcctcttcttcttgttgtTCTACTTCTCCGCTTCGACCGCCATTGACATTCAGATCCACCACTCCACCCCTCCTTCATCCGCCGACTCGCCGCTGAGTTCAATCCTTCAGCTGGCGCGCTCCGCCGACCCGGCGcgcctctccctcctcttctcccAGAAGAAGACCTCGGGCGGTACCTCCGTCCCCATCGCCTCCGGGCAGAACCTCCTCCAAACCCCCTCCTACGTCTTGCGCGCCTCTCTCGGCTCCCCTCCGCaggccctcctcctctccctcgacaCCGGCTCAGACTCTGCCTGGCTCCCCTGCTCTCCTTGCTCCTCCTGCACCCCCGCCGCCCCTCCCTTTTCCCCCTCcaactcctcctccttctccccgCTCCCCTGCTCCTCCCCCTTGTGCCCCCTCCTCAATGCGGCCTCCCAACCACCTTGCTACGCACCCTCCTCGTCGCCGTGCTCCTACTCCCAGTCCTACGCCGATTCCTCCTTCACCGCCGCCCTCTCCCGCGACTCCCTCCGCCTCGCCCTCGACGTCATCCCCAACTACGTCTTCGGCTGCGTCACCTCCGTCGCGGGGCCCACCATCCCCAAACAGGGCCTCCTCGGGCTGGGCCGCGGGCCCCTGTCCCTCCTTTCCCAGACCGGCGACCTGTACAAGGGCGTCTTCTCCTACTGCCTCCCCAGCTACAAGTCCTACTACTTCTCCGGGTCCCTCCGGCTCGGCCCGGCCGGCCAGCCCCACTACGCCCGGTTCACTCCACTGCTGAAGAACCCGCACCGGCCCTCGCTGTACTACGTGAACATGACCGGGATCAGCGTGGGCCGGGTCAAGGTCGTCGTCCCGGGCCAGCCCGGTGCCTTCGGGTTCGACCCCGCGACCGGGGCCGGCACCGTGGTCGACTCGGGCACGGTCGTGTCGCGGTTCACCGCCCCTATCTACGCGGCGCTGCGCGAGGAGTTCCGGCGCCAGGTCAACGCGTCGGGGGCCGGGGGTTTCTCCTCGCTCGGGGTGTTCGACACGTGCTTCAGCACCGACGAGGTGGGGGCCACCCCGCCGATCACGCTCCACATGGACGGCGGCGTGGACCTGACGCTGCCCGTGGAGAGCACGCTGATCCACAGCAGCGCCACCCCGCTCGCCTGCCTCGCCATGGCCGAGGCCCCGCCCAACGTCAACGCCGTCGTCAACGTCCTCGCCAACCTGCAGCAGCAGAACCTGCGCGTCGTGCTCGACGTCGCCAACTCCAGGGTCGGGTTCGCCCGCGAATTATGCAACTGA
- the LOC109721737 gene encoding ubiquitin carboxyl-terminal hydrolase 17-like: protein MPHGDDLGFPAPSASAAAAAAAVLVVVLLVAAARRRWRIAEARKEEVRRLAILAAEEAEAARAEEEAAAAAAASAAVAGVAGIPQSPPPPPPTLPPQQQQQICAVCFTPTTRRCAQCKAVRYCSGKCQIIHWRQGHKEECHPLQVSDKCSQQACKSSSIAVQAEQSDVHNDNFACEGEVQEKPVTTSFERSSSESNLSSECFSDDDLMESSGTESTDSSSNSSSSSSFSDSGCVAKPDGAFACEDQDRLHGAEIRKLSFQTAVDTSGMEEAAPSKSPVKNTSSLNKVEQKDTCHRSKELETDVISPFSTKFMSCDRHSKAKPSENFSTSHDEVSGATEAQGSGNVNFVKSQISHKAGHVSSGGSNDVQFLPSRKSLASCSSNHCKSSAGGGHSVSNNSEASSRFSENIVLESNGMKNLKTSLARVVLQLKPSKVSKHHLPGLANDVPMKNKMLFPYDCFVKLYSCDKVEMHPFGLTNCGNSCYANAVLQCLAFTRPLNIYLLQGLHSKSCPMTKWCFTCELERLLLKAKQGQSVLSPASIVSQIHIIGSHLGHGREEDAHEFLRYAIDSMQSVCLKEAGANAVGKSADETTLIQLTFGGYLRSKIRCMRCQEKSEQHERMMDLSVEIHGDIRTLEEALARFTATEILDGENKYNCSRCKSYERARKKLTILDAPNILTIALKRFQSGKFGKLNKAVQFPENLNLIPYVSGTDDKSPLYTLYAVLVHLDVMKNTFSGHYVCYVRSTHGKWFMADDSTVKPVEVDVVLSQNAYMLLYARCFPRPPTLIRNAISAEQLKVKRSVSRENINSGTSAEKARSTPILERPNLPVKSPINQARHVWPVLNERNEFPRTDSSSDCSSLFSLSDDSSWSTESTRNSTSTEEFSDYLFGEPDRCYLNSPLKFSKEI, encoded by the exons ATGCCCCACGGGGACGATCTAGGGTTTCCCgccccctccgcctccgccgccgccgccgccgccgccgtcctcgTCGTCGTGCTCCTTGTGGCCGCGGCTCGCCGGAGGTGGCGGATCGCGGAGGCGAGGAAGGAGGAGGTGAGGCGGCTCGCGATCCTCgcagcggaggaggcggaggccgcgcgcgcggaggaggaggccgccgccgccgctgcggcgaGTGCCGCGGTCGCCGGAGTCGCGGGGATACCGCaatcgccgccgcctccgccgccgacgctgccgccgcagcagcagcagcagatttGCGCCGTGTGCTTCACCCCGACTACTAGGCGGTGCGCCCAATGCAAGGCCGTGAGATACTG CTCTGGGAAATGCCAGATAATTCATTGGAGACAAGGCCATAAGGAAGAATGTCATCCTCTGCAAGTGAGCGACAAATGTAGCCAACAAGCATGTAAGTCCAGTTCGATAGCAGTGCAAGCTGAACAATCTGATGTACACAATGACAATTTCGCGTGTGAAGGAGAAGTACAGGAGAAGCCAGTTACCACATCCTTTGAGAGATCATCATCTGAATCTAACTTATCTTCTGAGTGTTTTAGTGATGATGATCTCATGGAGTCATCTGGAACAGAAAGCACCGATTCATCCTCGAATTCATCATCGTCTAGTAGCTTCAGTGATTCTGGGTGTGTGGCAAAGCCAGATGGCGCTTTTGCATGTGAGGATCAAGATCGCCTTCATGGTGCTGAAATAAGAAAACTCTCTTTCCAAACTGCGGTTGATACTAGTGGGATGGAGGAAGCTGCTCCTTCCAAGTCTCCTGTAAAGAATACTAGTTCCTTAAATAAGGTTGAGCAGAAGGATACCTGCCATAGATCTAAAGAGCTTGAGACTGATGTCATCTCTCCTTTCTCTACCAAGTTCATGAGTTGTGACCGCCATTCCAAGGCAAAGCCTTCTGAAAATTTTAGTACATCTCATGATGAAGTGAGCGGTGCAACTGAGGCTCAAGGTTCTGGTAATGTTAATTTCGTTAAATCTCAAATCTCTCACAAAGCAGGTCATGTTTCTAGTGGGGGGAGCAATGATGTTCAGTTTCTGCCATCTAGAAAATCTTTAGCATCTTGTTCTTCTAATCATTGTAAGTCTTCCGCTGGTGGTGGGCACTCTGTATCCAACAATAGTGAAGCTTCTTCAAGATTTTCGGAGAATATAGTTTTAGAATCAAATGGAATGAAGAACTTGAAAACTTCTCTTGCGAGAGTTGTTCTGCAGTTAAAGCCTTCAAAAGTTTCAAAGCATCATTTGCCAGGGCTTGCAAATGATGTGCCCATGAAAAACAAG ATGCTTTTTCCATACGACTGCTTTGTTAAACTATATAGCTGTGATAAAGTGGAGATGCACCCTTTTGGTCTCACTAACTGTGGCAATAG CTGTTATGCCAATGCTGTGCTCCAGTGCTTGGCATTTACACGGCCACTTAATATTTATCTTCTTCAGGGACTTCACTCGAAATCAT GTCCAATGACAAAGTGGTGTTTTACATGTGAACTTGAAAGGCTCCTTTTAAAGGCAAAGCAAGGGCAGTCTGTGTTATCTCCTGCTAGCATAGTTTCCCAGATACACATCATTGGAAGCCATCTTGGTCatgggagagaagaagatgccCATGAATTTCTAAG GTATGCAATTGATTCAATGCAATCTGTATGCCTCAAGGAAGCTGGAGCAAATGCAGTCGGAAAATCAGCTGATGAAACTACTCTTATACAGTTGACCTTTGGTGGTTACCTTCGATCAAAG ATTAGGTGTATGAGGTGCCAAGAAAAATCAGAGCAACATGAGCGGATGATGGATCTTAGTGTGGAAATACATGGGGACATCAGAACCCTTGAAGAAGCTCTTGCACGATTCACAGCTACTGAAATTTTGGATGGGGAAAATAAGTATAACTGTTCTAG ATGCAAATCATATGAGCGTGCGAGGAAGAAACTGACGATATTGGATGCCCCTAATATCCTTACTATTGCCTTGAAACGTTTCCAG TCTGGTAAATTTGGCAAACTCAACAAAGCAGTTCAGTTCCCTGAGAACTTGAATTTAATACCTTACGTGAGTGGAACAGATGACAAATCCCCACTATACACGCTTTATGCGGTGCTCGTGCATTTGGATGTGATGAAGAATACTTTCTCTGGGCACTATGTATGCTATGTAAGAAGTAcgcacggtaaatggttcatgGCAGATGATAGCACG GTAAAACCTGTGGAAGTTGATGTGGTCTTGTCTCAAAATGCTTACATGCTCCTATATGCCAG GTGCTTCCCACGTCCGCCAACCTTAATAAGAAATGCAATATCGGCGGAACAATTGAAGGTAAAGAGGAGCGTAAGCAGGGAAAACATCAATTCAGGAACAAGTGCAGAGAAAGCAAGGTCGACTCCCATTCTCGAAAGGCCCAACTTGCCTGTTAAAAGCCCAATAAACCAAGCCCGGCACGTATGGCCTGTtttaaatgagagaaatgagTTTCCAAGGACCGATTCTTCTAGCGACTGCTCTTCTCTTTTCAGCTTATCTGATGATAGTTCTTGGAGCACCGAGAGCACCAGAAACTCCACGAGCACTGAAGAGTTTTCTGACTACTTATTTGGAGAACCGGATCGGTGTTATTTGAATAGCCCTTTGAAGTTCTCAAAGGAAATCTGA